In one window of Solanum pennellii chromosome 2, SPENNV200 DNA:
- the LOC107010523 gene encoding major pollen allergen Lig v 1-like encodes MGKSIIIFIASAICLFSLLGITQANEESDKYQFILEGIVYCDPCRSIFKTNLSEPVVDARVGMQCRHPETERVTITVTASTNSTGYYHMLIEGDHENEICETYLIKSPKEDCSEIPTEGHTRELSRVTLTSKNGIAGKNRESNPLFFLTKKVAPECQQEFKEMEYLPELKDINQA; translated from the exons ATGGGAAAATCAATAATTATCTTTATTGCTAGTGCTATTTGCTTGTTCTCCCTATTAGGGATTACTCAAGCCAATGAAGAATCTGATAAGTATCAATTTATTCTAGAAGGAATAGTGTATTGTGATCCTTGTCGTTCAATATTCAAAACCAATCTTAGTGAGCCAGTTGTAG ATGCGAGGGTGGGGATGCAATGCCGACACCCTGAAACTGAACGAGTCACAATAACCGTGACAGCCTCGACTAACTCCACTGGATATTACCACATGTTGATTGAAGGTGATCACGAGAACGAAATCTGCGAGACatatttgataaaaagtccAAAAGAAGATTGCAGTGAGATCCCAACTGAAGGACATACCAGGGAATTATCAAGAGTTACACTGACTAGCAAAAATGGCATTGCTGGAAAGAATCGTGAATCCAACCCACTCTTTTTCTTGACCAAAAAAGTAGCACCAGAATGTCAACAAGAATTCAAGGAAATGGAATATCTCCCTGAACTTAAAGATATTAACCAGGCCTAA